The Capra hircus breed San Clemente chromosome 12, ASM170441v1, whole genome shotgun sequence region TTTGTGTACCTTCACTACCCACGTCTAACTAGGGCCGTTACGTACAGCAAGCCGTATGCAGTTCCTTGGTTTGACGTTACAGTGGCTTTATAGTAGTAGTAAAAGgtgtataattatttaaaatatgcctAATATAAAATATGTGACATTTGTCATTTTAATTGTTTCAGGGTACATTTCGGTGCAACCATTACTACTAtctattttcaaaacttttaaattcCCTACAACAGGTCTGTACCCAGTAGGTAATAATAATGGGAATTCTTCATTTCCCCTGGTCGCCACTATGTATGTGAATCTGTCTCTTTTAAGTACTTCATATAAATGctttcatatggtatttgtcttgtTGTGTCTGGCCTGTTTCACTTATAATCAAGGTTTATTGATGATTAAGGATATGAAAAAACGTGATTGTTTTTTATGACTGACTGAATAACGTTTCATTGGAAGGCTTTGCTACATCTTGTCTGTCCACTTGTCTGCTGGTGAACACCATGGGATTATAGTATGATTTATGTTCAGCTAAGTTTATGTAGTATGATTCCAGTTCAGTATTATTCCAGGAAAACAGCTCAGGAACGTCGATTTAACTTACAGAGAAGAACTTTTATTAACAGACTGATGAACACTTCTGTTCAGATTAGTCTATATTTCCTCCAATAAATTTAGAGTTCCTACTTGCCAGATACTTGCTTTGACTGAAGAGTATAAAGAGGGTTACACCCCCTCTCTAGAGTAAACTCAATCTCCGAAAGAAAGCAGATGGAATAAATGGAGGGTGAGATTGTGCCACACTCTCTACTCtcaatcaaggaaaaaaaaattacaaaaaattaaaTCCCGTCCTCAATTGTCCTGTCCATAAACTGCAACCAAACAAGACAACCTTATCTTACACCTCAAAATGGTGGACAGACTGGATGTTGGTGAGGGACAGAATGGAGCCCTGCTGTCATTCCAGAAGCAGCAATGAGGGAAGATTGGGGATTCTCAATTTGTAGAAATAGATTGAGGGGCCAAAGTAGGTGGCCTTGAGATAAGTCCAGGAAAGAGGAGTGAGGAGCCCAGCAGAAGCTAGTTGAATTGGctaaagtccaagggactgtgTGGAGCTGGGGGAACACCCCACCCCAGGAGTGATAGATCTTGTGCTTGGGTGGTCACTAAACAGGTTACTGGAAGAGAATTATCTCAATTACTGAAATAGGGTTCAGTGAGAAAAACAGACCAATAGGAGACAGAGCAAGAAATGGCTCACATAGTTGTGGGGATTGCCTAGGTCTGTGGTGCAGGCTGGAACTCTCCATCATAAGCTTTTGGAATTTCTTCAGGGAAGTCTTAGGTCCAGTATGAAGCCTTTTCAACCTGATTGAATGAGGCCCACTGATTGAATGAAGTTTACTCAGATCATCTTGGATAATCACtttaaagtcaactgattataGATTTTTGATCCTGTCTCAAAAACACATACCTTAGTGTTTGTTTGATTGAATAATTAGGAGCTGTAGTTTCCTAAATTGACATATAAAACTGACCCTTACAGTCACCAGGAACTCTTGCAGAGATTTGAATAATGAGAGGTTAAGTATAGCCTGATGGTgggaatggagaaaaaaatagattgATCTATCTTTTGGCTGCACTTCaaaacttgcaggatcttagttccccaagcagggatggaaacctgtgccccctgcagtggaatcctGGAGtcagccacgggaccaccagggaagtcctacttgATCTGTCTTTAGGAGGTAGAAACAACAGGCCAGCAATGGGAAGAACTTTACCACTCTTAGGTTTGTGACCTGGGCATCTAAGAGGGTGATGGTCATGAGAAGAAGGGCATGTTTGGGGGACACTGTAGAATTGTTTCGGGTCTATTGAGAAGGATTCAGCAGCAGTAGAGGAGGAAAGGTGATGTGATCATTGTGGCCTTTTTGCTCTCAGTGCAGCTGAAGCCATGGTTTTTTACCTGAATGTGATGTAGTGGAGCTGGTGTAAATAGGGAACTGAGTTAAAACTAGATGACTTCTTGGGTGTTTGACCCCTGCTTAATGCCTTAGGGCTCTTCACGGGTGCCTTGCATCCTGGGTCCCTGTAGAGCACCTTTAGACAGTGCTGCTGCCAAGTTCCTTTTCCTCCATTTCATGCTCCCAGGTGTCAGGGAAGAAGACAGTTCAAAAACTTTTGCTCCTAATACCTGATGCTAATATTTTAGAAGAGTTTTCCAGATTGTGTCATATTGGCTCAAGGTCTATATAAAGTTCTCAGTTCAAATAGAAATTGGCAGGGCAGGAATATATGTTGTGAAAGGAGCCTATGCTtagccttgaaaattccatgtgcTTCGTTGGCTTTTCCATCTATTGCAGAAATCATCAGAACATTCAGTCTTAGAAAGGAAAACAATGCACAGTCTTTATGAAAATGCTTTCCTGATACATTGATTCTAAGATGCACTCCAATTTCAGAGATGCTAAAATGTAGAAAAGTATGCCtctgaaataatgaaaaacagtTAATTTGAGAATTTGGATTAATTTGGACTAGTTATCCTTAAGTGGATAAATCACTAGGTCAGTGAGATGTTACATAGCAGCAAAGGTAGTGGGGGTAATTTTGAAGTCCCTTTAGCACACTACCAGTCTAGTCTACCTTCATGAAAATTTCAAACACTGAGGCTGATAAGGGGAAATAGTATTTgggggcaatcccatggacggaggagcctggtaggctgcagtccatggggttgctaagagtcggacgactgagcgatttcactttcactttcatgcattggagaaggacatggcaacccactccagtgttcttgcctggagaattccagggacgggggagcctgacaggaggctgtctgtggggtcgcacagagtcggacacgactgaagtgacttagcagcagcagcagtattattaGGTGCTTTAAAATTAAGTCAGTTGTGAGACCTTGACAGTTTCTAACAAAGTTGCAATTGAGATACATGTAACTAATTCATTATATGTCAGTATCCTTGTTACATTATTgctgattgtctttttttttttccttaaaaaaattcagGATGGATGCAACCTTGAAAGAATTGACTAGTTTAGTAAAAGAAGTCTACCCAGAAGCCAGAAAAAAAGGCACACACTTCAATTTTGCAATTGTTTTTACGGATCTTAAAAGGCCTGGCTATCGGTaggtaacttttcatttttaattccttATAATCTCTTGGATTTCAGTATGTTTTAGCTGCTAGGAATAATCCATATTATTTTACTATCTAGTTTAGATTATTAtgtattacatttttattgtGTTCTAAGATCATGGAGCAAATCCAGCCCCACATTCACTTTTTAGGGGACACACAGTGTCATTGCTCAGCCACCCTATAACAGTTGATCTCCTTTCCTGCAGAGTAAAGGAGATTGGCAGCACCATGTCTGGGAGAAAGGGGACTGATGACTCCATGACCCTGCAGTCGCAGAAGTTCCAAATAGGAGACTATCTGGACATAGCGATTACCCCTCCAAATCGGGCACCACCTTCTTCAGGGCGCATGAGACCGTATTAAATTGTACTTGctttttcttgaatttattttccAGTCAGTTATGTAAAATAAACTTTCACTTCTTCCTCCCCTCCTATTGCCATTAAGCCTTTAAACTCTATAAACAAATTGTAATGCATCTATTTAGGAATTAGATTTGGCTTTGCTATGGTATATTAATAGAAACTCCATATGTTTCAAGTTCTGTAAAATATGAAAAGTGCTCTTAGCATTCTATGTAAAACTGTATTGTTAAATATATGTTGCAATCATTATGAGTGTGAAAGTTAATGGGGCCTGGGTTTGGGGTTTAATATAGTATTGCTTGTTTATGCTAAATAATGGAGTTGCTATGTTTTGGCCCAAATGGGGCAGAACAAGAAAGCCATATTATATTAAATGGAACGGGTTTGTCACCTAGAAGCTTGTATGGAGTTGGGAAGAGGACCTGTGGGAATGAGGAGGTACAGCTGTAGTGTTTTGGAACAGTCTGAGCTGAGGCAAGTTGAAGAAGCTGTCTGTGTTTGAAGAGAGTGGCCTGCCTGAAACAGGGTGTGATAAGTTAGAGAAAAGCTGCCACAGTGAGGACGTTTATGctttaaaaatggggaaaatagagCATTTTGAGGGCAGGAAGTAGTATAGAGGAACAAGGGTTAGAACTTAGGATAAGGATAGATTTACCTTGAAGATCTGAAAATGCAGGgagaatgaaagaggaaactTGAGAGCATGGGAGAGGGTCTGGGATGAGGTCAAGCTGAGTAAGCAGGGGTGTTCACACACTCTCTTCAGTGCTGGGACTGACTCATGTCTGATTTGAGGCAGTATACAGAGTGGTTAAAACCAGGTGGGCTGAACATTTAAATCCTGGTTATGCTAGGAgcaccttggacaagttacctgaatttgtttttgtttaaaatttgtaaaatagAAGTGACAGCCTACAGGACTGTGAAGACTAATAATAAAGTTAGCCATAAAGTAGGACTTTATAAAACATAAACAGAACAGGCGCTGTCTCGTCTACAGAACAGTTCCAGTCTCAGTGTGCAGTATGTGATTAAGGCCTATTATCTTCATTCTGTTGCATAGAAAACTTGGAAACTGTGTAtccccaaattaaaaaatatatattactagCAAAGTAAGATTGTAGTAATTTGATCTTGTACAGACAAAAGCAGCCTTGGAAACCTAACACTTGTAGGATTGGGGTCAGTCAGCCAGCACGTAGGTGACAGTTGTGGGCCTGGAACCCAGACCTAGGGCCTCTTCTCCACTGAGTTTTGCCCCAAACCCCTCAGTGCTTTATTCATTCAGACCAGCTAGGCTTGAGCTCCGTAAGTCATAAAATTAACTTAAACCTGATATATTAGAGAAGAGGAACCATGATTAATTACCATCCTATTTGTTTGTGGAGAAGAAACAGTGTACTTGGTAGATGAAGATAGGAAGTCAATACAGGACTTCCCAAGCCAACTTTTCATAATGGTATGAACTCCTCCAGTGGGGCTTTCCTGTAATTATTCCAGGTTACTCTCCCACTGGCTGAAAATAAAGTGGCTTATTTGCTTTGTTtcaacatggattttttttttttttttaggtaaaattggtatatataacaatatattagtttcaggtatacagcataatttATTTGTATACACTACAAACTGATGACAAGTCTAGTTACAGTATGTTGACCCCCTTTACCCTTCCTGCCCACCCCTCACCATTGATGACCAATCTGCTCTCTGTATTTATGAGTTGGGTCTTGTTGGgttttctctttcagactctACATACAAGTGAGAGCATGTGGTATTTCTCtaatttcactcagcataagccatccatgttgttgctaatggcaagacttcattttttggctaTTAGTCAGCCaaaaaatgaatgtgtgtgtatctgttgcACAATTTTTTATCTGCCCACCCACCCATGGACACTTAGTTATTTCCATACCATGGATATTGTATCAATAAATAATGCTGTAGTGAACAGGTGGGTGCAGATAGCTTTTCTTCACACTTGCCAACACTTATCTCTTGACTTTTTGATGGTAACCATGCTGACAGGTGAGTTGTTAAtctctgtggttttgatttgtatttccggTTAGTGCTGTTGATCACCGTTCCATGTATCTGTTGGCTACCTGTGTGTTCCAACATGGAATTTTTCCTTTAAAGGTTGTGATCTTCCACCAAAAGTACAGTTAAACAGTACCTAGTGAATTTATCATTGAATATAATGCTAAGACTCAAAAGACTTGTACTTAGTCCTTATTTACCTCTGGCTGTCCAAGTATGGCTTTGAGGTAGTAACTGAGCTGTCTCATGGTCCCTGACAGCACCGTGCTTGGCCTTCAGTGTCCTGACTGCCTCATGCTCTTGTGGTTTCCCATTGTGGGGTGAAGTAGAGAATGCTCATTGCCTGTGACATCTTTTCAGTTTTCTCACAGGGTTTAGGACCTTGGCAGTGCttcttcagtggctcagtgggtaaagaatctgcctgccaatgcaggagatacatgtTGGAttccaagatcccctggagaaggaattggccacccactctagtgttcttgcctgaagaatcccatggacagaggagcctggcaggggggtccatggggtcgtacagagttggacacagctgagtgactaaagcAAGCAAGCACAGGAGCTTAGCATCTTCAGTCCTTACCTCAGTAGGGAGTCAGTGCTGAGTTTATACTTACATTTTCATGCTCATAGTGGTCACTGGGTGAGGTAATGTTTCAGATATCAGCTCTGGGTTTGTGCCTATAGGGGTAGCTGTGAAGGGGAAAGAAAGCAGTTAAAACTGTTAGGTAAACTCTGTTACTCTTAAATAGAGCTGAACTCAGCCTGTTTCTGTTCTATCGCAAATTCCAAACTTAGTTTCAGTGTGACCAAGCAGTTATAATGTTAGTGCTGAGTGGTGCCTGATCTCATTTCACTTCAGCACTGAGGTGCAGGCAGTGGCTAAATCTTCACTTCAGCTGAAATGGAGGCCTGCTTTAAATAACAGCTTGCAATGTGGGCTGTGAAGCGAGGAAGCCAACAATGGATGACTGGAAACATGTTTCCAGAAATAGTGCTGTTGTCTTCAGCTCCCTTCAGGCTGGCGTCCACCCAGCTCCCAGCTTCACTGTTCTGGCAGTGAAGCCGTTGTCTGTGAAGACTCTGCCAAGGGACATCATCTGGAGCATGTGGACCTGGTTGTCTTTGTACAAACCACACGCCTCTTTTAAATAATACGGTCATGGCttctggttttagtatcagaGCAGCCAGTGAGGTCTGTGTGTCCTTGTGTGTACTTTATTGCTTagattgtttagttg contains the following coding sequences:
- the SAP18 gene encoding histone deacetylase complex subunit SAP18: MLSAGVGGQSERLAGRRRKMAVESRVTQEEIKKEPEKPIDREKTCPLLLRVFTTNNGRHHRMDEFSRGNVPSSELQIYTWMDATLKELTSLVKEVYPEARKKGTHFNFAIVFTDLKRPGYRVKEIGSTMSGRKGTDDSMTLQSQKFQIGDYLDIAITPPNRAPPSSGRMRPY